Proteins from a single region of Pseudomonas sp. 10S4:
- a CDS encoding condensation domain-containing protein, translating to MIQQTKRTLAEIPQRGIGYGLLRYLFNEPAVVPQAEPMVQFNYLGQWDNVSFDDADVSMPSARVLSLVDQVSVDPRNGRQHALEIEARITQGRFEIDWYFDDTILSSQEAQDIATRYSTTLDEIITHCSRATLVRVPSDYPDANLIDDELQDLINKAGAVPADIYPLSPTQKGILFQHLMSNDDTYILQYVLDIDGEIDISALQDAWRLMAERHPILRSGFYWDAVAGPLQYVSQEERSTWSVIAGGDDPMLFKRVMENDRSRGFDLETPALTRFTLLSHGAHAHKLIWTYHHILLDGWCVARVIKELFDLYDHLIRGDQPAPAFGGVYRDYIEWLADQGARENRPFWRNYLSGISPCVFTSTVAYQPATPADHAAYRFMLGHEQSRAIERFCVDHGVTVAVVFQRVWAQILAQNTGNHSPVFGWAISGRPADLDGAEDIIGLMTSIVPCTVDVAGASTVSGVRELQRRNAALQDEGHVSMSHFKSASGLSQEEELFNTVLVIENFELQDNLPAGDRYRLSNLQWVERSEFPLVLGLVPAEDFLIELNFNHEKFCVAQMADLQERIVLELARLSSLGNGNLEHDASLQCETIS from the coding sequence TTGATCCAGCAGACAAAGCGCACGCTGGCGGAGATCCCGCAACGGGGCATCGGCTATGGATTGCTGCGTTATCTGTTCAATGAGCCTGCGGTCGTTCCGCAGGCCGAACCGATGGTGCAATTCAACTATCTGGGGCAATGGGACAACGTGTCATTCGATGACGCGGATGTATCGATGCCATCCGCCCGGGTCCTTAGCCTCGTCGACCAGGTGTCGGTTGATCCGCGTAATGGACGGCAGCACGCACTGGAAATTGAAGCGCGCATTACTCAAGGACGTTTCGAGATTGATTGGTACTTCGACGACACCATCCTGTCTTCACAGGAGGCACAGGACATAGCGACGCGCTACAGCACAACACTGGACGAGATCATTACTCACTGCTCCCGTGCAACGCTGGTGCGCGTGCCGTCCGACTACCCGGACGCTAATCTGATCGACGATGAGCTGCAGGATCTGATCAACAAGGCGGGAGCCGTGCCCGCAGATATCTACCCCTTGTCCCCGACACAGAAGGGAATCCTGTTTCAGCACTTGATGAGCAATGACGATACTTACATCCTGCAATATGTTCTGGATATAGATGGCGAGATCGATATCAGTGCGCTGCAGGACGCATGGCGTTTGATGGCTGAACGTCACCCTATCCTGCGTAGTGGATTCTACTGGGACGCGGTCGCCGGGCCATTACAGTATGTGTCGCAAGAGGAACGGAGTACCTGGTCGGTCATAGCGGGCGGCGATGATCCGATGTTGTTCAAGCGTGTAATGGAAAACGACCGCTCCCGCGGGTTCGATCTGGAAACGCCCGCGCTGACACGCTTCACATTGCTTTCCCATGGCGCGCATGCGCACAAGCTGATCTGGACGTACCACCACATTCTGCTGGATGGCTGGTGCGTGGCCAGGGTCATCAAAGAACTCTTCGACCTCTACGATCATCTGATCCGCGGAGATCAGCCAGCCCCGGCATTCGGCGGGGTCTACCGTGACTACATCGAGTGGCTGGCCGATCAGGGGGCGCGGGAAAACCGTCCATTCTGGCGCAACTACCTGTCGGGCATCAGCCCCTGTGTATTCACCAGCACGGTTGCTTACCAGCCTGCCACGCCTGCGGATCATGCTGCCTATCGCTTTATGCTGGGCCATGAGCAATCGCGCGCCATCGAGAGGTTCTGTGTGGACCACGGGGTGACCGTGGCCGTTGTCTTTCAACGGGTGTGGGCTCAGATCCTCGCGCAAAACACCGGTAACCACTCACCTGTTTTCGGCTGGGCAATATCGGGGAGGCCTGCTGACCTTGATGGTGCTGAAGACATCATTGGCCTGATGACATCGATCGTGCCTTGCACGGTGGACGTTGCTGGCGCATCGACTGTGTCCGGCGTTCGGGAGTTGCAGCGTCGCAACGCGGCTCTTCAGGACGAAGGGCATGTCTCCATGAGCCACTTCAAGAGCGCTTCGGGATTGAGTCAGGAAGAGGAGCTTTTCAACACAGTTCTGGTGATCGAAAACTTCGAACTTCAGGACAACCTGCCGGCCGGTGATCGCTACCGCCTGAGCAATCTGCAATGGGTCGAGCGCTCAGAGTTCCCACTCGTCCTCGGTCTGGTTCCGGCAGAAGATTTTTTGATCGAACTCAACTTCAACCACGAAAAGTTCTGCGTTGCGCAAATGGCCGATCTTCAAGAAAGGATTGTTCTTGAACTGGCCCGACTGTCTTCTCTTGGAAATGGAAACCTTGAGCATGATGCAAGTTTACAGTGCGAAACAATTTCATAA
- the sbnA gene encoding 2,3-diaminopropionate biosynthesis protein SbnA, with amino-acid sequence MMQVYSAKQFHKLDNFIGDVPVFLKIEGMNPAGSIKLKTAISLIEESERLGHLSPGRKVIESSSGNLGVALSIICAQRGYPFTCVTDPNVNQVSINLMKAYGAEVIVCDTRDGNGGFLGARIALIQEMIRKDPKYYWTNQYANPANPLAHYNRTAPEILEQHPNCKWLFVGAGTTGTLVGCARYLRDKAPGVKLIAVDTVGSINFQEVAKKRLIPGLGTSRRPEILDRDLIENIEFVDEVETIRMCRSVALDYGLLVGGSTGTVLVAVKRLRQQIPEGDEVVVISPDMGERYLDTIYSDKWCDANFGSQLHPHALVG; translated from the coding sequence ATGATGCAAGTTTACAGTGCGAAACAATTTCATAAGCTGGATAACTTTATAGGTGATGTGCCGGTCTTTCTGAAGATTGAAGGGATGAATCCGGCCGGCTCCATAAAGCTCAAGACAGCCATCTCGTTGATCGAAGAAAGTGAAAGGCTGGGGCATCTTTCTCCCGGGCGCAAAGTCATCGAGTCCAGCTCGGGAAACCTGGGGGTTGCGCTGTCGATAATCTGTGCGCAGCGAGGTTATCCGTTCACCTGCGTAACGGACCCTAATGTCAATCAGGTCAGCATCAACCTGATGAAGGCCTATGGCGCCGAGGTGATTGTCTGTGACACCCGTGACGGCAATGGTGGTTTCCTCGGGGCGCGTATTGCTTTGATCCAGGAAATGATCCGTAAGGATCCGAAATATTACTGGACCAACCAATACGCGAACCCGGCCAACCCCTTGGCGCATTACAACCGTACCGCCCCCGAAATACTTGAGCAGCACCCGAACTGCAAATGGCTATTTGTCGGTGCCGGTACAACCGGAACGCTCGTCGGCTGTGCGCGTTATCTAAGAGACAAGGCGCCAGGCGTGAAACTGATTGCCGTCGATACCGTTGGCTCAATCAACTTTCAGGAAGTGGCGAAAAAGCGGCTGATTCCTGGTCTGGGGACGAGCCGGCGTCCCGAGATTCTCGACCGTGATTTGATCGAGAATATTGAGTTTGTCGATGAAGTCGAGACGATCCGCATGTGCCGCAGCGTTGCGCTGGATTACGGCCTGTTAGTGGGTGGTTCCACGGGGACTGTGCTGGTCGCGGTAAAACGCCTGCGGCAACAGATTCCTGAGGGTGATGAAGTGGTCGTGATCAGCCCCGATATGGGGGAGCGTTATCTCGATACGATCTACTCGGACAAATGGTGTGATGCCAACTTTGGCAGTCAGTTGCACCCGCACGCTCTGGTTGGCTGA
- a CDS encoding amino acid adenylation domain-containing protein, producing the protein MSELLFPPDGTVETQVFLDLWRQYSQDYRNAPAIESGGVLYSYADIDAQSNHVAAYLIENGIGAGATVAVGCPRGKDLLVAMLGVMKSGATFFLFEPNAAPARLLVQFEVAEPVRVLVSDADALAGNAAFAGMDAVTLGEVLESAQALNFVAPRISPDDLAYIIFTSGSTGQPKGVLVPHRGIPNLARHALTYGISKGSRVLMFSPVCFDAIIAEIAMTLFAGGCLVAVADHVLRDLDSLQNLLCDRQIDVVTLPPSLVSMLPINLPISLSTLVVAGERCSKEVIANWASKTRLLNAYGPSEATVATTVKLCDTETSPANIGQALSNVRVHILNERMEEADDGEVGEIYISGGSVARGYLGLADLSEARFVRAPAGMPVRAFRTGDFASRNADGDILFEGRKDDLVKINGNRVELAEIEACAIASSLVQSCHACSIDAGTSGVRVALFVVPSNEIDPVGVESALREKIALDLPNYFMPASILVLDEWPRNPAGKIDRAALVAQLNAIQQSNTSTGAMTRQEEILALIWAQILGRPVEDREANFLRSAGIPFWRCGLSRS; encoded by the coding sequence TTGTCAGAACTTCTATTCCCTCCCGATGGTACGGTTGAGACGCAGGTCTTTCTCGATCTGTGGCGCCAGTACAGTCAGGACTACAGGAATGCACCTGCTATAGAAAGTGGTGGCGTCCTTTATAGCTATGCGGACATTGACGCACAAAGCAACCACGTTGCGGCTTACCTGATTGAAAACGGCATTGGTGCCGGCGCAACAGTTGCTGTGGGCTGTCCGCGGGGTAAAGACCTTCTCGTTGCCATGCTGGGCGTCATGAAGAGTGGCGCGACCTTTTTCCTGTTTGAGCCGAACGCTGCTCCCGCTCGACTGTTGGTGCAGTTTGAAGTCGCCGAGCCAGTAAGGGTTCTGGTATCGGACGCCGATGCTTTGGCGGGTAACGCCGCGTTTGCTGGTATGGATGCGGTTACGCTCGGCGAGGTACTGGAATCTGCACAAGCTCTGAACTTCGTAGCACCCCGAATATCCCCTGATGACCTCGCCTACATCATCTTTACCTCCGGCTCTACCGGGCAACCCAAAGGGGTTTTGGTGCCCCACCGGGGGATTCCGAATCTGGCTCGTCATGCTCTGACCTACGGCATTTCGAAAGGCAGCCGGGTGTTGATGTTTTCCCCAGTCTGCTTTGACGCGATCATCGCCGAAATCGCAATGACGCTTTTTGCGGGTGGTTGCCTGGTAGCGGTAGCGGATCATGTACTTCGGGATTTGGACAGTCTTCAGAACTTGCTGTGCGACCGTCAGATTGACGTCGTTACGCTGCCTCCTTCACTGGTGTCGATGTTGCCGATCAATCTTCCAATCAGCTTATCGACGCTGGTGGTCGCGGGGGAACGATGCAGCAAAGAGGTCATTGCCAATTGGGCAAGCAAAACCCGCCTGCTCAATGCCTACGGCCCTTCCGAGGCAACGGTCGCGACAACCGTGAAGTTGTGTGATACCGAGACCTCACCTGCCAATATTGGCCAGGCCCTCTCCAATGTCAGGGTGCATATCCTGAACGAGCGCATGGAAGAGGCTGACGACGGGGAAGTGGGTGAAATCTACATTTCGGGGGGAAGTGTTGCCCGTGGCTATCTGGGCCTTGCGGACTTAAGCGAGGCTCGTTTCGTGCGGGCCCCGGCCGGTATGCCCGTGCGTGCGTTTCGAACGGGTGATTTCGCCAGTCGTAATGCGGATGGAGACATCCTGTTCGAAGGACGCAAGGACGACCTGGTCAAGATAAACGGCAACCGGGTAGAACTCGCCGAGATTGAAGCATGCGCCATAGCGTCATCGTTAGTTCAAAGCTGCCATGCCTGCAGCATCGACGCAGGTACATCGGGGGTGAGAGTCGCGCTTTTTGTCGTGCCTTCAAACGAGATTGATCCCGTCGGGGTTGAGTCTGCCCTGAGGGAAAAGATCGCCCTTGACCTTCCCAATTACTTCATGCCTGCCAGCATCCTTGTGCTTGATGAATGGCCCCGAAATCCGGCGGGCAAGATCGATAGAGCGGCGCTGGTGGCCCAATTGAATGCCATTCAGCAAAGCAACACATCGACGGGGGCAATGACCCGACAGGAAGAAATACTGGCGCTGATCTGGGCGCAGATTCTGGGCCGACCGGTTGAAGACCGTGAAGCAAATTTTTTGCGCTCGGCGGGAATTCCCTTTTGGCGATGCGGCTTGTCGCGCTCATGA
- a CDS encoding condensation domain-containing protein yields the protein MMTGKGLNPYQQYYWSASSAYDLPETACVSIGFVLEGKLDIPLFSRAVDAVVNRHEQLRSNFWETGVGVQRFPQAVAYDLLKVRSEPFEMSRLDASIETLCRVPLDLKVDIPFRAYLNPIDDERYLLALIIHHIVVDSWSLEVILDDLATAYNRALSGAAEPLLAPLAFDYEILAQPLEPYERQRQAHFWRDYLKNAKVPVIPGLGVAQSAQAKSTFDLITPSQEIHKAINQLCNALDVTPFVVYTAVASFALARFCASDDLLIQTNVTPRWMEGTQTVVSYLSARIPLRVRVDSAMTPQIHILKVADSLYDTFENVSLSIGDMMAESDIKQSLPIHIGAESPFESWNLKDIAVSQVQLPDYQPWPLFLWVPVSSEHSFIKLQYQADRIGAQDMLKLKHLLNETLEQFSLLSEAQGSSEAETFSLAAIQ from the coding sequence ATGATGACGGGCAAAGGGCTGAACCCATACCAACAATATTACTGGAGCGCGTCGAGCGCTTACGATCTTCCTGAGACCGCCTGTGTAAGCATTGGCTTTGTCCTGGAAGGAAAGTTGGACATTCCCCTGTTCAGTCGTGCGGTTGATGCAGTGGTCAATCGTCACGAACAGCTAAGGTCGAACTTTTGGGAAACCGGGGTGGGCGTGCAACGCTTTCCTCAAGCCGTTGCGTACGATTTACTGAAGGTGAGGAGCGAGCCGTTCGAGATGTCTCGGCTTGATGCGAGCATTGAAACGCTATGCCGGGTTCCGCTTGATCTGAAGGTGGACATACCCTTCAGGGCTTATTTGAATCCCATTGATGATGAGCGATATCTGCTTGCCCTGATTATCCACCACATAGTGGTCGACTCATGGTCGCTCGAAGTGATCCTGGATGACTTGGCCACTGCCTACAATCGGGCACTTTCTGGCGCCGCAGAACCGTTGCTTGCTCCTCTGGCCTTCGACTATGAAATCCTTGCACAGCCATTGGAGCCTTATGAGCGACAAAGACAAGCGCACTTCTGGCGGGACTACCTGAAGAACGCAAAAGTACCGGTCATTCCAGGCTTGGGCGTCGCCCAGAGTGCACAGGCGAAATCGACATTCGATTTGATCACTCCCTCACAGGAGATCCACAAGGCGATCAATCAGCTGTGCAACGCATTGGATGTAACGCCCTTTGTGGTTTACACCGCTGTGGCGTCCTTTGCACTAGCCCGGTTTTGCGCCTCGGATGACCTGTTGATCCAGACCAATGTGACGCCACGCTGGATGGAAGGCACACAAACAGTCGTCTCGTATTTGTCTGCGCGGATTCCACTACGGGTACGAGTCGATTCAGCTATGACGCCGCAGATTCATATCTTGAAGGTGGCGGACTCCCTCTATGACACCTTTGAGAACGTTAGCCTGTCCATTGGCGACATGATGGCGGAGTCCGATATCAAGCAAAGCTTGCCCATCCATATCGGTGCTGAAAGTCCCTTTGAAAGTTGGAATCTGAAAGACATCGCTGTGTCTCAGGTCCAGTTGCCGGACTACCAGCCCTGGCCGCTGTTCTTGTGGGTCCCGGTCTCGAGTGAACATTCATTTATCAAGTTGCAGTATCAAGCTGACAGGATTGGCGCGCAGGACATGCTGAAGTTGAAGCATCTGCTGAACGAAACATTAGAGCAGTTCAGTCTCCTGAGTGAGGCGCAAGGCTCCAGTGAAGCCGAAACATTCAGCCTCGCTGCTATTCAATAA
- the sbnB gene encoding 2,3-diaminopropionate biosynthesis protein SbnB: MSSHPLTIVSGAQIATLMPSLRRDILKLVENTYLQHDAGLTNNPDSYFLRFADRQSDRIIALPAAISNDSPISGIKWIASYPQNIERNLQRASAVLLLNDYETGYPVACLEASQISAARTAASAVVAARALKADPEAPARITFVGAGVISRAIFDFFMADGWTFEQITVCDLDAQSAQELCRHVQANGSPNALFIGDVTSAINSADIVVFATNAGEPYVSGGDVFAPGQIILNVSLRDISPDIIWQAFNIFDDVEHCMKANTSPHLAEQKYGDRSFVNGTLASILTSPEQIDRTRPLIFSPFGLGVLDLVVGKLFVERCLETGGYTNIPDFIPDTRRWAAANG, translated from the coding sequence ATGTCATCGCATCCCTTGACCATTGTTTCCGGTGCTCAAATCGCCACGTTAATGCCCTCGTTGCGCAGGGATATTCTGAAATTGGTTGAAAACACCTACCTGCAACACGATGCGGGGCTGACTAACAATCCCGACAGCTATTTTCTTCGATTTGCGGATCGTCAGTCGGATCGAATCATTGCCTTACCGGCAGCCATTTCCAACGATTCACCCATCTCCGGCATCAAGTGGATCGCCAGCTATCCCCAAAATATTGAACGCAATCTGCAGCGGGCCTCCGCCGTGCTGTTGTTGAATGATTACGAAACGGGATACCCGGTAGCGTGTCTGGAAGCCTCGCAAATCAGTGCCGCCCGCACCGCGGCTTCTGCGGTCGTCGCCGCCAGGGCATTGAAGGCTGATCCCGAGGCCCCCGCAAGAATCACGTTTGTAGGGGCCGGTGTCATTTCGCGGGCGATCTTCGACTTCTTTATGGCTGACGGCTGGACGTTCGAGCAGATCACCGTGTGTGATCTTGATGCTCAATCGGCTCAGGAGCTTTGTCGCCATGTTCAGGCGAACGGTTCCCCAAACGCCCTGTTCATTGGTGATGTGACATCCGCAATCAACTCGGCCGATATTGTTGTATTCGCCACCAATGCGGGTGAACCCTACGTTTCGGGCGGCGATGTCTTTGCACCGGGGCAGATCATTCTCAACGTCTCGCTGCGCGATATCAGTCCAGACATTATCTGGCAGGCCTTCAACATTTTTGATGATGTTGAGCACTGCATGAAAGCCAATACGTCACCCCATCTGGCAGAGCAGAAGTACGGCGATCGTTCTTTTGTAAATGGAACGCTCGCCAGCATTCTGACCAGTCCGGAACAGATCGATCGTACCCGTCCATTGATTTTTTCACCTTTCGGGCTAGGTGTTCTGGACCTCGTGGTCGGCAAGTTATTCGTCGAAAGATGTCTGGAAACGGGTGGCTACACCAACATCCCGGATTTCATTCCCGACACGCGGCGTTGGGCGGCTGCCAACGGCTGA
- a CDS encoding PhpK family radical SAM P-methyltransferase yields the protein MQNKKCMIIGFNDFSFEEYCQMLDQLGPQAAAKRDLRLAFVNYEGSRCHALGVLNKTRKMQSLTDLNLNNADFLWPVVMVLGSYLEKHGIAFDYVNLFQSEKDVLAQKLACGVINTVVITTTLYVMPHPVQEIVDFVRANAPDVQIIIGGPYISGLFKAHEPDMLGDYLSVLGGDIYINSNEGEDTLRQVLEAINDNRPVTGLSRTAVLDGEDWVFGPDEPEYNELKENFINYTLFQPRGIGRFLSTRTAKSCPYACAFCGFPQRAGKYRYLSTSDVERELDAIKAIGTVDTLTFLDDTFNVPKQRFREIMQMMIDNKYNFKWNSFYRSDQGDPQTIELMARAGCEGVFLGIESASDKMLALMRKTSRRKNYEQAITSFRSVGIATHASFIIGFPGETFETAQESLDFIEVFQPDTFRAQVWYCDPLTPIWNDREKYGITGSGFDWSHDTMNSELAASITERFFLTAEKSTWLPQFGFEQWSLFYLRRLGMAQENILGYLDGFNAAVKHQLLHGDDATLPDSISDRLNFSATLPPQSPPVALGNLSMESAAHFKLAEVSLRAAAAWLAPENSGPMFVQTGEQTQTLLKPLESFVTGPDQEVAWIVAFLKHASKVLGDGRFLLQYVAQEGAKLIAIEDMAGCSDQVLYERTVTSLAQSPLLSSHENYVLSRNSRLCATGIDLRQPVLRVFACEVPDYHYSDTGLYMHLVLASSKHGGRTPVCLPISSSGWRISRQ from the coding sequence ATGCAAAATAAAAAATGCATGATCATCGGCTTCAACGATTTCTCGTTTGAAGAATACTGCCAGATGCTTGATCAACTTGGGCCGCAAGCCGCGGCAAAGCGCGATTTGCGTCTGGCGTTTGTGAATTACGAAGGCTCACGCTGCCATGCGCTGGGCGTCCTTAACAAAACCCGCAAGATGCAAAGTCTGACCGACTTGAACCTCAACAACGCCGATTTTCTTTGGCCCGTTGTGATGGTGTTAGGTTCCTACCTTGAAAAGCACGGTATCGCTTTTGACTATGTGAATCTTTTTCAGAGCGAAAAAGACGTCCTTGCACAAAAGTTGGCGTGCGGTGTGATCAATACCGTTGTCATCACGACAACCCTTTATGTCATGCCGCACCCTGTGCAGGAAATCGTCGACTTTGTTCGAGCAAACGCGCCCGATGTACAGATCATCATTGGAGGGCCTTATATCAGCGGTCTGTTCAAGGCCCATGAGCCTGACATGCTGGGTGACTATCTCAGCGTCCTTGGCGGCGATATCTACATCAACAGCAATGAAGGCGAGGACACGCTTCGGCAAGTGCTTGAGGCGATCAACGATAACCGCCCGGTTACGGGGTTGAGTCGCACGGCGGTGCTGGACGGCGAGGACTGGGTATTTGGGCCGGATGAGCCGGAATACAACGAGCTCAAAGAAAACTTCATCAACTACACACTGTTCCAGCCTCGCGGCATCGGGCGTTTTCTGTCCACGCGTACGGCCAAGTCCTGCCCTTACGCCTGTGCTTTCTGCGGATTTCCTCAGCGGGCCGGTAAATACCGCTACCTGTCCACCAGCGATGTAGAGCGTGAGCTGGATGCGATCAAGGCAATCGGTACAGTGGATACACTCACTTTCCTGGATGACACATTCAATGTGCCCAAGCAGCGGTTCCGGGAAATCATGCAGATGATGATCGACAACAAATACAACTTTAAATGGAATTCGTTTTACCGCTCTGATCAGGGCGATCCGCAGACCATTGAGCTCATGGCGCGGGCAGGTTGTGAAGGGGTGTTTCTGGGGATCGAGTCAGCCTCCGACAAGATGCTCGCGTTGATGCGCAAGACCTCACGCAGAAAGAATTATGAGCAGGCCATTACTTCATTCAGGTCTGTGGGCATAGCGACTCACGCGTCCTTCATCATCGGGTTTCCAGGGGAAACCTTTGAGACGGCGCAGGAGAGCCTGGATTTCATCGAGGTATTTCAGCCGGACACCTTCCGTGCACAGGTGTGGTACTGCGATCCGCTGACTCCTATCTGGAATGATCGCGAAAAGTACGGGATCACAGGATCGGGTTTTGACTGGTCTCACGATACGATGAACAGCGAGTTGGCGGCTTCCATCACCGAGCGGTTTTTCCTCACCGCTGAAAAGTCGACTTGGTTGCCACAATTTGGCTTTGAGCAGTGGAGTTTGTTTTATCTACGACGGTTAGGGATGGCGCAGGAGAATATTCTCGGTTATCTGGATGGCTTCAATGCGGCGGTGAAACATCAACTGTTGCATGGGGACGATGCGACTCTGCCTGACTCGATCAGCGACCGACTCAATTTCAGTGCGACACTGCCGCCGCAGAGCCCGCCGGTCGCGTTGGGCAACCTGTCCATGGAGTCGGCCGCGCACTTCAAGCTTGCCGAGGTGAGTCTGCGGGCCGCCGCAGCGTGGCTGGCCCCTGAGAACAGCGGCCCAATGTTCGTGCAGACAGGCGAGCAGACCCAGACGCTTCTGAAACCACTGGAGAGTTTCGTCACTGGCCCTGACCAGGAAGTCGCGTGGATCGTGGCATTTTTGAAGCATGCGTCAAAGGTTCTGGGCGATGGACGCTTTCTTTTGCAGTACGTTGCCCAAGAGGGAGCAAAGCTGATTGCGATTGAAGATATGGCGGGATGCAGTGACCAGGTTCTTTATGAGAGGACAGTGACTTCGCTTGCTCAATCGCCCTTGCTCAGCAGCCACGAAAACTATGTGCTCTCACGCAATTCGCGGTTGTGTGCCACGGGCATCGATCTACGTCAGCCTGTGCTCAGGGTTTTCGCCTGTGAGGTGCCTGACTACCATTACTCGGACACCGGTCTTTATATGCATCTGGTCCTGGCAAGCTCCAAACACGGGGGGCGTACTCCCGTGTGCTTACCAATTTCATCCAGTGGATGGAGGATTTCCCGGCAGTGA
- a CDS encoding DUF2087 domain-containing protein, which produces MDKELPTDFDQYVETLTRLCRKNGLTLGRLNRQELAVMLLYVSTALTPGKLYNERKATAALDHWRTQFAPMLRSDVVELRRTLIDARYWVRDPNGRDYELEPALATNALFIRLIEERIETRIAEQLLLAARDREERKKAALQN; this is translated from the coding sequence TTGGACAAGGAACTTCCGACCGATTTTGATCAGTATGTCGAGACACTGACGCGTTTGTGCAGGAAAAACGGCCTGACGCTAGGGCGGCTCAACCGTCAGGAACTTGCCGTCATGTTGCTTTACGTCAGCACGGCTCTGACGCCTGGCAAACTCTACAACGAACGTAAAGCTACAGCAGCGCTGGATCATTGGAGAACACAGTTCGCGCCGATGCTAAGAAGCGATGTCGTCGAGCTGCGACGTACCCTGATCGACGCCCGTTATTGGGTGCGAGACCCAAACGGTCGCGATTACGAACTCGAACCTGCCCTGGCGACTAATGCGCTGTTCATTCGGCTCATCGAAGAACGCATTGAAACCCGTATTGCCGAACAACTGCTGTTGGCTGCTCGCGACCGCGAGGAGCGAAAGAAAGCAGCACTGCAAAACTGA
- a CDS encoding peptide ABC transporter ATP-binding protein yields MAVVLTARDLTRHYEVSRGLFKGHALVRALNGVSFELEAGKTLAVVGESGCGKSTLARALTLIEEPSSGSLKIAGQEVTGADKAQRKQLRKDVQMVFQSPYASLNPRQKVGDQLGEPLLINTNLSAAERREKVQAMMKQVGLRPEHYQRYPHMFSGGQRQRIALARAMMLQPKVLVADEPTSALDVSIQAQVLNLFMDLQQEFNTAYVFISHNLAVVQHVADDVMVMYLGRPVEMGPKNDIYQRPLHPYTQALLSATPTIHPDPNKPKIKIVGELPNPLNPPSGCAFHKRCPYATERCSTEEPALRLLDSRQVACHYAEQFLDGAA; encoded by the coding sequence ATGGCCGTCGTACTTACCGCCCGCGACCTGACCCGTCATTACGAAGTGTCCCGCGGCCTGTTCAAGGGCCATGCGCTGGTTCGCGCGCTTAACGGTGTGTCGTTCGAACTGGAAGCCGGCAAGACCCTCGCCGTTGTAGGCGAATCGGGTTGCGGCAAATCCACTCTGGCCCGTGCCCTGACACTGATCGAAGAGCCGTCCTCCGGTTCCTTGAAAATCGCCGGGCAAGAAGTGACCGGCGCTGACAAGGCTCAGCGCAAGCAACTGCGTAAAGACGTGCAGATGGTGTTCCAGAGCCCGTACGCCTCGTTGAACCCACGACAGAAGGTCGGTGACCAGCTCGGCGAGCCGCTGCTGATCAACACCAACCTGTCGGCCGCCGAACGTCGCGAGAAAGTCCAGGCGATGATGAAGCAGGTGGGCTTGCGTCCTGAGCACTACCAGCGTTATCCGCACATGTTCTCCGGCGGTCAGCGCCAGCGGATCGCCCTGGCGCGCGCCATGATGCTGCAACCGAAAGTGCTGGTGGCGGACGAACCGACCTCCGCGCTGGACGTGTCGATCCAGGCGCAGGTGCTGAACCTGTTCATGGATTTGCAGCAAGAGTTCAACACCGCCTACGTGTTCATCTCCCACAACCTGGCGGTCGTCCAGCACGTGGCCGATGACGTGATGGTGATGTACCTCGGTCGCCCGGTGGAAATGGGCCCGAAGAACGACATCTATCAGCGTCCGCTGCACCCGTACACCCAGGCGTTGCTGTCGGCCACCCCGACCATTCACCCGGACCCGAACAAGCCGAAAATCAAGATCGTCGGCGAATTGCCCAACCCGCTGAACCCACCGTCCGGCTGCGCTTTCCACAAGCGCTGCCCGTACGCCACCGAGCGCTGCAGCACCGAAGAGCCGGCCCTGCGCCTGCTCGACAGCCGCCAGGTGGCTTGCCATTACGCCGAGCAGTTCCTCGACGGCGCGGCATAA